One window of Atribacter laminatus genomic DNA carries:
- a CDS encoding HAD-IIA family hydrolase produces MFIDEFELFLFDADGVIYVGDQPCLGSAEVISWLQKRGKGVRILTNDSRFSREEIQEKLSRMTIFLDKEDIITASWCAAYYLQKMKASKVLVVGTDALRREITEMGVTLVDDSPEAIVIGFNEDLKLKEIQQAIHYVERGVAFIATNGDISYPTPKGRQPATGSIVRLIENVTGQKAFIVGKPSSFIFQIAQNGYSSETRTIMIGDSPEIDILGAHQVNIPAVLVSAQSIQYPSLRDYRVPDGQVNNLFQLLEESFQLDSWKKPDFPWPEKIEVAVAALIFNKNKQVLLIERKDNSYWALPTGRMERGETLEEAVVREIMEELNLKIRVKNLVGLYSHPSDQVLSYSSGETIQFVAACFFCEIEEGDLRNNQFEILKSGFYSVSQLPHPMVESHRRWIEDGLRNDGLTVFR; encoded by the coding sequence ATGTTTATTGATGAGTTTGAACTATTTTTGTTTGATGCGGATGGAGTAATTTATGTTGGAGACCAACCTTGCTTGGGTTCAGCTGAAGTCATAAGTTGGTTACAAAAACGAGGGAAAGGTGTAAGAATTCTAACCAACGATTCACGTTTTTCTCGGGAAGAAATCCAAGAAAAATTATCAAGAATGACTATTTTTTTAGATAAGGAAGATATCATTACCGCTTCTTGGTGCGCAGCCTACTATTTACAGAAAATGAAAGCATCTAAAGTGTTGGTTGTGGGAACCGATGCCTTAAGAAGAGAAATCACTGAAATGGGAGTTACCCTTGTTGATGATTCTCCTGAAGCAATTGTCATAGGATTTAATGAAGACTTAAAATTAAAAGAGATCCAACAAGCCATTCACTATGTTGAACGGGGAGTTGCTTTTATTGCAACCAATGGTGATATCTCATATCCAACTCCAAAAGGAAGACAACCAGCAACTGGTTCAATAGTAAGATTAATCGAAAACGTTACTGGACAGAAAGCTTTTATTGTTGGGAAACCGTCATCGTTCATTTTTCAGATTGCCCAAAATGGTTATTCCTCTGAAACAAGAACGATTATGATTGGTGATAGCCCGGAAATTGATATTTTAGGAGCACACCAGGTGAATATACCAGCAGTTTTAGTTTCAGCTCAATCGATTCAGTATCCCAGCTTACGAGATTACCGTGTTCCTGACGGACAAGTCAATAATCTTTTTCAGCTTCTTGAGGAATCATTCCAGCTGGATTCCTGGAAGAAGCCGGATTTCCCTTGGCCAGAAAAGATCGAAGTAGCCGTTGCAGCATTAATTTTTAATAAGAATAAACAGGTATTATTGATTGAAAGAAAGGATAATTCTTACTGGGCGCTGCCGACCGGCAGAATGGAACGAGGCGAAACCCTTGAAGAAGCGGTTGTTCGTGAAATAATGGAAGAGCTAAATCTTAAAATTAGAGTAAAGAATTTGGTGGGTCTCTATTCTCACCCTTCGGACCAGGTATTAAGTTATAGTTCCGGAGAAACCATTCAGTTTGTTGCCGCTTGTTTTTTTTGTGAGATAGAGGAGGGGGATTTGAGAAACAATCAATTCGAAATTTTAAAATCCGGTTTCTATTCGGTTTCACAGTTACCTCATCCAATGGTAGAATCTCACCGGCGATGGATCGAAGATGGGTTAAGAAATGATGGATTGACTGTATTTCGTTAG
- a CDS encoding metal ABC transporter substrate-binding protein gives MKLKIFLLVLLLLCSINLAFKGNQYIEAQEKPIQIVASISPLADLVTQVGGERVNVHLLVPNGMSPHTFDPKPSDIKKLEQADLFFIIGLGLEMFAYDMAQAIGNSLQLIEAGKVVETTDDHEENGHEHQFGNPHVWVSLRNLSILAESIAEALIKIDPENKAIYSENAQSYIDQCLQLDRWFSEKIKNSKTRHFIAAHSAWDYLSRDYSLVQIGVIEEKPGEEPSPKKIKYLIDNLKITENPVIFAEPQLSQKAAQVLVQETGVKVIILDPLGFYPDVPFLETMKDNLEKIVEAMR, from the coding sequence ATGAAATTGAAGATTTTTTTACTCGTGCTCTTATTGTTATGTTCTATAAATCTCGCTTTTAAAGGAAATCAATATATAGAGGCACAGGAAAAACCAATTCAAATAGTAGCTTCAATTTCTCCTTTAGCTGACTTGGTGACTCAGGTGGGGGGTGAGAGGGTCAATGTTCACCTCCTGGTGCCGAATGGCATGAGCCCACACACCTTTGATCCAAAACCATCAGATATAAAAAAACTTGAGCAAGCTGATTTATTTTTTATTATTGGTTTGGGTCTTGAAATGTTTGCCTATGATATGGCTCAAGCGATAGGAAATAGCCTTCAACTCATCGAAGCAGGGAAAGTGGTTGAAACCACAGACGACCACGAGGAAAATGGCCATGAACATCAATTTGGGAATCCCCATGTTTGGGTATCATTGCGGAACCTTTCGATTTTAGCAGAATCGATAGCCGAAGCACTAATAAAGATAGATCCCGAAAACAAAGCAATTTATTCAGAAAATGCTCAATCATATATAGACCAATGCCTGCAATTGGATCGGTGGTTTAGTGAAAAAATAAAAAATTCAAAAACCCGTCATTTCATTGCAGCCCACTCTGCTTGGGATTATTTATCGAGGGATTATAGCCTCGTCCAAATTGGTGTTATTGAGGAAAAACCCGGAGAAGAACCATCTCCTAAGAAAATCAAATACCTCATTGATAACTTAAAAATTACAGAGAATCCAGTAATTTTTGCCGAACCCCAATTAAGTCAAAAAGCAGCACAGGTTTTAGTACAAGAAACCGGAGTCAAGGTTATTATCCTTGATCCCCTTGGTTTCTATCCTGATGTCCCTTTTCTGGAAACCATGAAGGATAATTTAGAAAAAATTGTGGAAGCGATGAGATAG
- a CDS encoding FAD-dependent oxidoreductase, whose translation MDYIKETEKKTPVIMETDVVIVGGGPAGVGAAIRAARSGFETVIIERFGSMGGTITNGYMFIGYGQNHLPEEIYSKLKNGGYIVNLLEKYPDLISDPFIHYSPAMDKENTQEILAFDPDMCSCIINEMLEEARVKIILDTLFVDTIVENDEIKAVIIENASGRQAIKGRVYIDTTGRADVVARAGVPYIHPKNELGKPIPMGLMWKMSNVDYTKLLQYQKEDPKLKRLIKKAMDKGELPYYRPKLTEKDMKHYDAIYTGHPHPEISPSVYDGDTLMWEPAIYDWGLNGAEKNEDLTRAELHIRKQIVSEIAFLKKYVPGFENARLAGIAPLMGIREGRHPVGEYTLKFDDIKNSSKFEDTVIKVKINDFIDMTDKKTHSSYFEVPYRSILPKKINNLLLAGDDIAVDHGAFLHIRGFGKAMNLGEVAGVAAAVSLNNKKKIKEIEYLSLRKELVAKEVLT comes from the coding sequence ATGGATTACATTAAGGAAACAGAGAAAAAAACTCCAGTAATTATGGAAACTGATGTAGTAATTGTTGGGGGAGGACCAGCTGGTGTTGGTGCTGCCATAAGAGCCGCAAGAAGTGGTTTTGAAACTGTAATTATCGAGAGGTTTGGAAGTATGGGCGGGACCATAACAAATGGTTACATGTTCATTGGTTATGGCCAAAACCATTTACCAGAGGAAATTTATTCAAAACTTAAGAACGGAGGTTATATTGTTAATTTATTAGAAAAGTATCCTGATTTAATATCAGACCCATTTATACATTATTCACCAGCGATGGATAAAGAAAATACTCAGGAAATACTTGCGTTTGACCCAGATATGTGTTCATGCATTATTAATGAAATGCTTGAAGAAGCAAGAGTAAAAATTATACTTGATACTTTATTTGTAGATACAATTGTTGAGAACGATGAAATCAAAGCTGTAATCATAGAAAATGCATCGGGAAGGCAAGCAATAAAGGGACGAGTTTATATTGATACAACAGGACGTGCTGATGTTGTTGCGCGAGCAGGAGTACCGTATATTCACCCAAAAAATGAGTTAGGAAAACCTATTCCAATGGGTTTAATGTGGAAGATGAGCAACGTAGATTATACAAAACTTTTACAATACCAAAAAGAAGATCCAAAATTAAAGAGACTCATTAAAAAGGCTATGGATAAAGGTGAATTACCTTATTATCGACCAAAATTGACTGAAAAAGATATGAAACACTATGATGCAATCTATACTGGGCATCCCCATCCTGAGATTAGCCCTTCTGTTTATGACGGGGATACGCTTATGTGGGAACCTGCTATATATGATTGGGGTCTTAATGGAGCAGAAAAAAATGAAGACTTAACTCGCGCAGAGTTGCATATTAGGAAGCAAATTGTATCAGAAATCGCTTTCCTTAAAAAGTACGTTCCTGGCTTTGAAAATGCTCGTTTAGCAGGGATAGCACCGCTTATGGGAATACGTGAAGGAAGACATCCAGTGGGAGAATACACGTTAAAATTTGATGATATTAAAAACTCAAGTAAATTTGAAGATACAGTAATTAAAGTGAAAATCAATGATTTTATTGATATGACCGATAAAAAAACGCACTCTTCTTATTTTGAAGTTCCATATCGATCGATATTGCCAAAAAAAATTAATAATTTATTGCTTGCTGGTGATGATATTGCCGTAGATCATGGAGCGTTTTTACATATTAGGGGCTTTGGGAAGGCAATGAATTTGGGAGAAGTTGCTGGAGTAGCAGCAGCTGTTTCCTTAAATAATAAGAAAAAAATTAAGGAAATTGAATATTTATCATTAAGAAAGGAGTTGGTAGCCAAGGAAGTCTTAACTTAG
- a CDS encoding extracellular solute-binding protein produces the protein MNRKYQLCILSVLVISLIFIFTGMNFAQEKSYEGVTIRGTFGKFNETYALLDLCEEAAKQLGMNVEFVWYERDDVHKKYILDRRMNNPVWDIVMVDSFWIGEWIAADVVTPINAFVEESPELVDEDVLDLDDYYAPQIESFTYKGDLTGLPLYALGVCMFYRTDLFENPIEKENFKERYGYDLKVPETYKEFYDVVEFFTRKKGEKLMGEVLEHDFYGTVFSNKEGDFLWNDIDTIFMAFGADNIFDEKTLLPTFNSPQMIEAIKYYVSLNPFQPSGHINMTSGEATSLTAQGYVALQIEYFIRGIEILLGPDSSVADKISFTVNPSKEGVVGREHAAHMGGVAVGISSISKNKEAAYKLLELAMSKEIMRKVFLEKGLSWHPARKSLLFDEEIREKYPFLKEADKLLSEDIYYFQHPAYLIPMYQECVYICTKEMSKALIGEKTPEQACNDAQANLLEVFKREGYISE, from the coding sequence ATGAATAGAAAATATCAATTATGTATATTATCGGTATTAGTAATAAGTCTCATTTTTATTTTTACTGGAATGAATTTTGCTCAAGAGAAATCTTATGAGGGAGTTACAATCAGAGGAACATTTGGAAAATTCAATGAAACATATGCATTATTAGATCTTTGTGAAGAAGCAGCTAAACAACTAGGTATGAATGTTGAATTTGTATGGTATGAAAGAGATGATGTACATAAGAAATATATTCTAGATAGAAGGATGAATAATCCAGTATGGGATATTGTTATGGTAGACTCCTTTTGGATTGGGGAGTGGATTGCAGCAGATGTAGTTACTCCAATAAATGCCTTTGTTGAAGAAAGCCCAGAGTTAGTAGATGAAGATGTCCTTGATTTGGATGATTACTATGCACCACAAATTGAATCGTTTACATATAAAGGGGATTTAACTGGATTACCTTTATATGCTTTAGGCGTATGTATGTTTTATAGGACAGATTTATTTGAAAATCCAATAGAGAAAGAAAATTTCAAAGAACGATATGGGTACGACTTAAAGGTTCCAGAGACTTACAAAGAATTTTATGATGTTGTGGAATTTTTTACAAGAAAAAAAGGTGAAAAATTAATGGGAGAGGTTCTTGAACACGATTTTTATGGAACCGTTTTTTCAAACAAAGAGGGAGATTTCTTGTGGAATGACATCGACACAATTTTCATGGCTTTCGGAGCGGATAATATATTTGATGAAAAAACTTTATTACCAACATTTAATTCTCCACAGATGATTGAGGCTATAAAGTATTATGTTTCTTTAAATCCATTTCAGCCTTCTGGCCACATTAATATGACCAGTGGGGAAGCGACAAGTCTCACTGCCCAAGGATATGTCGCATTACAAATAGAGTATTTCATAAGAGGTATAGAAATATTATTAGGTCCTGATTCAAGTGTCGCTGATAAAATTAGTTTTACTGTAAATCCAAGCAAAGAGGGAGTAGTAGGGCGTGAACATGCTGCACACATGGGTGGAGTCGCAGTTGGGATATCTTCTATTTCAAAGAATAAAGAAGCGGCATATAAGCTTCTCGAGTTAGCTATGTCAAAGGAAATTATGAGGAAAGTTTTTTTAGAAAAAGGCTTATCATGGCATCCTGCTCGTAAATCGCTTCTATTTGATGAAGAAATAAGGGAAAAATATCCATTCCTCAAAGAGGCTGATAAATTACTTAGTGAAGATATTTATTATTTCCAACATCCAGCTTATTTGATTCCTATGTACCAAGAATGTGTTTACATATGTACAAAGGAGATGTCTAAAGCACTGATTGGAGAAAAGACACCTGAACAAGCATGCAATGATGCTCAAGCAAATTTATTAGAAGTTTTTAAGCGAGAAGGTTATATTTCGGAATGA
- a CDS encoding carbohydrate ABC transporter permease: MYAIKNRKYYIYYLIFMLPPLIYLCIWKFGPFFYTLGLSFSSFNLVYDKYPTFVGLRNYLEVIKDINFVQVLIRTFLFMIVAVLLQLILGLGLAIFFDGKLLIKEKLKTLIILPMITAPVVVGLIWYILYSDNIGPINYLLSTIGLPRISWLSNPSTALYSIIIADVWQWTPFTFLLLLTGLQNIPPEVIEAAKIDGCSSLKMFRYITLPMIRITILTTVILRSLDAFVELPKIYVMTGGGPGGNTEIISLLVYKTVFRSYRLGYGATMVIIALAITSGLYGIYLWVNNHYGRTE; the protein is encoded by the coding sequence ATGTATGCAATAAAAAATAGAAAGTATTATATATATTACCTAATTTTTATGTTGCCACCTTTGATTTATTTATGTATATGGAAATTTGGCCCCTTTTTTTATACATTAGGGCTCAGCTTTTCTTCTTTCAATTTAGTATACGATAAATATCCTACATTTGTAGGGCTGAGAAATTATTTAGAGGTTATTAAAGACATTAATTTTGTCCAAGTTCTGATTAGAACCTTTCTTTTTATGATCGTAGCTGTTTTGTTGCAGTTAATATTGGGGCTAGGTTTAGCTATCTTTTTTGATGGCAAATTATTAATTAAAGAAAAACTAAAAACCTTGATTATCCTACCAATGATTACTGCTCCTGTTGTAGTAGGTTTAATTTGGTATATTCTTTATAGCGATAACATTGGACCTATAAATTATTTATTAAGTACTATTGGTTTACCAAGGATATCTTGGTTAAGCAATCCGTCAACAGCTCTTTACTCAATTATAATAGCTGATGTTTGGCAATGGACTCCTTTTACTTTTCTTCTTCTATTAACTGGTTTACAAAATATACCTCCAGAAGTAATCGAAGCAGCTAAAATTGACGGGTGCTCAAGTTTAAAAATGTTCAGATATATAACTCTACCAATGATTAGAATAACAATATTAACCACTGTTATTTTAAGGTCTTTGGATGCTTTTGTAGAACTTCCTAAAATTTATGTGATGACCGGAGGAGGACCGGGCGGTAATACAGAGATTATTAGTTTATTAGTTTACAAAACGGTTTTTAGATCTTATAGACTAGGATACGGAGCAACTATGGTAATTATAGCTTTAGCTATAACTTCTGGTTTATATGGTATTTACCTTTGGGTTAACAACCATTATGGGAGAACCGAATGA
- a CDS encoding carbohydrate ABC transporter permease: MNKINKIITYILLIVISIWTLFPLYYLFLTSIKPRNLLFEANPAFFFTPNLESYKNIFVASTYGKFYINSILVTIPVTILTVLLGSFGSFAFSNFKFKKKEILFFLILFVRMFPPVTTLIPVYLIIGSLKLLDSRLALILVLTSFQIPLVMLILRGFFEGIPSSIMESAELDGCTPWRVFISIVLPLAKPSLFASGILVFVMNWNEFLFPLVLTSVDAVTLPVAVASFLESEGMIQWGAVSALASTAIIPIIVFGIFMNKFLVKGLMAGSFK, encoded by the coding sequence ATGAACAAAATAAATAAAATTATCACATATATATTACTTATTGTTATTTCTATCTGGACATTATTTCCGCTATATTATTTATTTTTAACATCAATAAAACCAAGAAATTTACTATTTGAAGCTAATCCAGCATTCTTTTTTACACCAAATTTAGAATCTTATAAAAATATATTTGTTGCAAGTACATATGGAAAATTTTATATAAACAGTATATTAGTGACAATACCAGTTACAATTCTTACTGTTTTACTCGGGTCTTTTGGATCATTCGCTTTTTCTAACTTTAAATTTAAAAAAAAGGAAATCTTATTCTTTTTAATTTTGTTTGTGAGAATGTTCCCTCCTGTGACAACTTTAATCCCGGTATACTTAATTATTGGTTCATTAAAACTACTAGATTCAAGACTAGCTTTAATATTAGTTTTAACTAGTTTTCAAATTCCACTAGTTATGTTAATTTTAAGGGGTTTTTTTGAAGGGATTCCTAGCAGTATCATGGAAAGTGCAGAATTAGATGGTTGTACACCGTGGAGGGTTTTTATTAGCATTGTACTACCACTTGCAAAGCCATCGCTTTTTGCTAGTGGAATATTAGTTTTTGTTATGAACTGGAATGAATTTTTATTCCCTTTAGTACTTACATCTGTAGACGCAGTTACTTTACCAGTAGCAGTTGCATCTTTTTTAGAATCAGAAGGTATGATTCAATGGGGAGCTGTTTCTGCTTTAGCAAGTACTGCAATCATACCCATTATAGTATTTGGTATTTTTATGAACAAATTTCTTGTAAAAGGATTAATGGCTGGTAGTTTTAAGTAA
- a CDS encoding FAD-dependent oxidoreductase, giving the protein MYGIYEEKDVVVVGGGVAGLSAAISAARNGAKTLLIERNGILGGTATMGLMAVFMGFDRHTIGGVAVEFLENMKKLEGAIEGEYYAVFDPEVFKEVAFEMVDSAGVDLHLHTIMDDVIVKNDRIEGLITKSRLKHQVVLANSIIDTTGDADIAFSAGVAFEKGEGAEKITQPVTLIFKMGNVQIKELFQYIQNNPDEFTKGKYQTIASIVKEKPFFIAPGLFSLIKEARQRGDLQLDHNLIVLCSTPRPNEVLINATRSLKVDGTNQNDLTRAEIETRKQMTSVIKFLKKYVVGFSNSYLIESACSIGVRETRRIIGEYILNESDILNDKSFSDAIARNFFPMDVHGPSSDPEGHFWESPSETYQIPFRCLIPREFSNLLIAGRCISTTHFAQGSTRSMPCCMATGQAAGTAAALIVKKNIKTKELDIKLLQKTLIDQGVII; this is encoded by the coding sequence ATGTATGGTATTTATGAGGAAAAAGATGTTGTAGTTGTAGGTGGTGGAGTTGCTGGTTTATCGGCGGCTATTAGCGCAGCGAGAAATGGTGCAAAAACACTTTTAATTGAACGAAATGGAATCTTGGGCGGAACAGCGACTATGGGATTAATGGCAGTTTTTATGGGATTTGATCGACATACTATTGGTGGAGTAGCAGTAGAATTTTTAGAAAATATGAAAAAATTAGAAGGCGCAATAGAAGGTGAATATTATGCGGTTTTTGATCCTGAAGTATTTAAAGAAGTTGCATTTGAGATGGTAGACAGTGCTGGTGTTGATTTACATTTACATACAATAATGGATGATGTTATTGTTAAGAATGACAGAATTGAAGGTTTAATAACTAAAAGTAGGTTAAAACATCAAGTGGTTCTCGCAAATTCTATTATTGATACAACAGGAGATGCTGATATAGCTTTTAGTGCAGGGGTAGCTTTTGAAAAAGGAGAAGGAGCTGAAAAAATAACTCAACCTGTAACTTTGATATTTAAAATGGGAAATGTTCAAATAAAAGAACTTTTTCAATATATCCAAAATAATCCAGATGAATTTACTAAGGGAAAGTATCAAACTATCGCATCAATAGTAAAAGAAAAACCATTTTTTATTGCACCTGGTTTGTTTAGTTTAATTAAAGAAGCACGACAAAGGGGTGATTTACAACTTGATCACAATCTTATAGTACTATGTAGCACTCCAAGGCCCAATGAAGTTCTTATAAATGCAACTCGGTCACTGAAAGTGGATGGAACAAATCAAAATGATTTAACAAGAGCCGAAATTGAAACAAGAAAACAAATGACATCAGTAATAAAATTTTTAAAAAAGTATGTCGTTGGATTCAGTAATTCTTATTTGATAGAGAGCGCATGTTCAATTGGGGTTAGAGAGACAAGACGCATCATTGGAGAGTATATTTTAAATGAAAGTGATATTTTAAATGATAAATCTTTTAGTGATGCTATTGCGAGGAATTTTTTCCCAATGGATGTTCATGGACCTTCTTCAGATCCAGAAGGTCATTTTTGGGAATCTCCCAGCGAAACCTACCAAATTCCTTTTAGATGTTTAATTCCGAGAGAATTTAGTAATTTATTAATTGCCGGAAGATGCATCTCTACAACCCATTTTGCGCAGGGTTCAACAAGGTCGATGCCTTGTTGTATGGCTACTGGCCAAGCAGCAGGAACAGCTGCAGCATTAATAGTTAAAAAAAATATAAAAACAAAAGAGCTAGATATTAAATTATTACAAAAAACCTTGATAGATCAAGGAGTAATTATTTAG
- a CDS encoding IclR family transcriptional regulator, whose translation MMFDQKIQKHSIKSLEKSFLVLEEIAREHGEASLTTLAKNLQLPPSTIHRILSSLIQLGYVVQNVKNGNYYLGLKILHLSRSVLENLNIRDIAKEILKELMEKTGETANLVVLDGNEAVYIEKAESHSSVRYFSLIGQRAPLSVTGVGKVLLSEMARHDVIKILKEKGMPKLTPNSITDLNTFLDELDRVKKQGYAFDKEECELGARCVAAPVRDHTGRIVAAISVSGPANRITLEKLNELTNTIKNYALKISYELGYLEENFN comes from the coding sequence ATGATGTTTGATCAAAAGATCCAAAAACATTCAATTAAATCTTTAGAAAAAAGTTTTCTTGTTTTAGAAGAAATTGCTAGAGAACATGGAGAAGCGTCATTAACCACTTTGGCAAAGAACCTCCAGCTACCTCCAAGTACGATCCACCGTATTCTATCAAGTTTAATTCAGTTAGGTTATGTTGTACAGAACGTAAAAAATGGAAATTATTATTTAGGATTAAAAATATTGCATCTATCAAGAAGTGTCCTTGAGAATCTAAACATAAGAGATATAGCGAAAGAAATTTTAAAAGAACTCATGGAAAAAACAGGTGAAACAGCAAATCTGGTTGTCTTAGATGGTAACGAAGCTGTCTACATTGAGAAAGCTGAAAGCCATTCATCAGTGAGGTATTTTTCATTAATTGGTCAAAGAGCTCCACTGAGTGTAACAGGTGTCGGTAAAGTTCTTTTATCTGAAATGGCGAGACACGATGTAATTAAGATACTTAAGGAAAAAGGTATGCCAAAACTTACCCCAAATTCCATAACTGATTTAAACACATTTCTTGATGAGTTAGATCGAGTAAAAAAACAAGGCTATGCTTTCGACAAAGAAGAGTGCGAGTTGGGTGCAAGATGTGTTGCTGCACCAGTCCGTGATCATACGGGAAGAATTGTTGCAGCGATTAGTGTTTCTGGTCCAGCTAATAGAATTACTTTGGAAAAACTAAATGAATTAACAAATACTATAAAAAATTATGCTTTAAAGATTTCTTATGAGCTTGGTTATCTCGAGGAAAATTTCAATTAG
- a CDS encoding pyridoxal-phosphate-dependent aminotransferase family protein produces the protein METSKVKFLERTLMGPGPSNIDPRVNAAMTRPIMGHLDPEFLKLMDENMILLRKVFKTENPLTFPISATGSGGMEAALANIIEPGDRVVILVNGVFGERMADIAKRYGAEVKVLEIEWGKVFSPDEVKNFISKHAPIKMVGIVHAETSTGALQPLEEISYIVHNYNSLFLVDTVTSLGGTEVNLDQWGIDITYSGTQKCLSCPPGLAPVSFNEKAVEAVNNRKNPIISWYFDVSMLRKYWETGERFYHHTAPITMNYALWEALKIVEEEGLEARFERHSKLSNLLQNALEALGLKLLVEKNYRAPMLTSVLIPEDISDLDIRGKLLTQYSIEIGGGLRNLKGKIWRIGLMGYTCQKKNIALLISALGQCLNDSGFKADINAALSVLNGE, from the coding sequence ATGGAAACATCAAAAGTTAAATTTTTAGAACGGACTCTAATGGGACCAGGGCCTAGTAACATTGATCCTCGAGTGAACGCAGCAATGACGAGGCCAATTATGGGACACCTTGATCCAGAATTTCTAAAGTTAATGGATGAAAATATGATCCTTTTAAGAAAAGTATTTAAAACAGAAAACCCGCTTACCTTCCCAATTTCAGCAACAGGGAGTGGTGGTATGGAAGCAGCCTTAGCTAATATTATTGAACCCGGTGACCGAGTAGTAATTTTAGTGAATGGTGTTTTTGGTGAGCGGATGGCTGATATTGCCAAGAGATATGGTGCAGAAGTAAAGGTTTTAGAAATTGAATGGGGGAAAGTTTTCAGTCCTGATGAAGTAAAAAACTTCATTTCCAAACATGCGCCAATAAAAATGGTAGGAATTGTCCATGCGGAAACTTCTACTGGAGCCTTGCAACCATTAGAAGAAATCAGTTATATCGTTCATAATTATAACTCTCTCTTTTTAGTTGACACAGTAACTTCCTTAGGAGGGACTGAAGTCAATCTCGATCAATGGGGAATCGATATAACTTATAGTGGTACTCAAAAGTGTTTGAGTTGTCCACCAGGATTAGCACCTGTCTCCTTTAATGAAAAAGCAGTTGAAGCGGTAAATAATAGAAAAAATCCTATTATTAGCTGGTATTTTGATGTAAGTATGTTGAGAAAATACTGGGAAACCGGAGAACGTTTCTATCACCATACAGCACCAATTACGATGAACTATGCTTTGTGGGAAGCTTTGAAAATTGTTGAGGAAGAAGGATTAGAAGCCCGATTCGAGAGACACTCAAAGCTTAGCAATCTCCTTCAAAACGCTCTGGAAGCCCTTGGTTTGAAGTTGCTTGTTGAGAAAAATTATCGTGCTCCAATGCTTACTTCAGTTTTAATCCCAGAAGATATTTCTGATTTGGATATTCGTGGGAAATTGTTAACACAATACTCAATTGAAATAGGTGGGGGTCTTAGGAATCTTAAAGGTAAAATATGGCGAATTGGTTTAATGGGATACACTTGTCAAAAGAAGAACATTGCTTTATTAATAAGTGCTCTTGGTCAGTGTCTTAATGATTCTGGTTTTAAAGCTGATATTAACGCGGCATTATCAGTATTAAATGGAGAGTAG